The Streptomyces sp. 11x1 genomic sequence TCGCGGGCCGGGAGGGCCCGGAACACCCAGCTGCGGTACGACCAGAACCGGAAGAGGGTCGCGACGCCGATGCCGAGGAACTTGAAGATGTTGGACTGCAGGGGGCTGTCCCAGCCGAAGCCGTACGTGGCCGTGTAGAGGACGCCGTTCTCGATGATCAGGCCGACCGCGCTGAACAGCAGGAACAGTGTCAGTTCCTTCGTGCGGCGGCTCTTGTCGCGGTCCCGGTACGTGAAGTGGCGGAAGCCCACGTAGTTGAACGCGATGGCGACGACCGTGGCGATGACGCTGGCCCGGACCACCTGGAGCTCGGTGGTGTGGCGCACGAGGTTGAACACCCCGAGGTTCACCAGCAGCCCCGCACCGCCCACCGCGCCGAACTTGGCGACCTCACGGACCAGCAGGTCGAGTCGGCGGCGCAGGGCGCCGCGGGGCCTCGTATCAAGCCCCGAGCTGGTACTTCCCATCGTGTGCGGCCCCCGTCGCTCGGTTCCGGTCGGTGTCGTGCCGGTGGTCAGCCGGGTCGCTGTCCCGTCCGAAAAGATCTGGATGACCGGAGAAGAATTGATCTTCCGTCGACATCCACTGGTTCAGCCATGCTAACCAGCGCCCCTGGGCCATGCCTGTGCAGAACCTCACAGCCCGGACACGGAGGAGGTCCGGGCCGGTCCAGGGGGGAGACGGGCGGGGAAATCGGGCACCCGGGAGTGGCCGATTCCGTGGCCGATACCCTGGGGGCGTGACGTTCCCGGTAGTCGGCATGGTCGGCGGTGGCCAGCTCGCTCGTATGACACACGAGGCGGGCATCCCGCTCGGCATCAGGTTCAAGCTCCTCAGTGACACCCCTCAGGATTCCGCGGCGCAGGTCGTCGGTGATGTCGTCATCGGCGACTACCGCGACCTGGACACGCTGCGTGCGTTCGCGCAGGGCTGCGACGTGATCACCTTCGATCACGAACACGTACCCACCGAGCATCTACGGGCGCTGGAGGCGGACGGCATCCCCGTGCGCCCAGGCCCGGAGGCGCTCCAGCACGCCCAGGACAAGGGGGTGATGCGGGCGAAGCTCGACGCGATCGGAGTGCCCTGCCCGCGGCACCGCATCGTCGCCGACCCCGTCGACGTGGCCGCGTTCGCCGCCGAGGGCCTCCCCGAGGGCGCCGAGGGCGACGGGTTTCCGGTCATCCTCAAGACGGTCCGCGGCGGCTACGACGGCAAGGGCGTGTGGGTCGTCCGCTCGGTCGAGGACGCCGCCGAGCCCTTCCGCGCCGGCGTCCCGGTCCTCGCGGAGGAGAAGGTCGACTTCGTACGGGAGCTGGCCGCCAACGTCGTACGGTCGCCGCACGGGCAGGCCGTCGCCTACCCGGTGGTGGAGTCGCGGCAGGTCGACGGCGTCTGCGACACCGTGATCGCGCCGGCGCCAGACCTGGAGGAGGCGCTCGCGCTGCGCGCCGAGGAGATGGCGCTGCGCATCGCCAAGGAACTGGACGTGGTCGGCCACCTGGCGGTCGAGCTGTTCCAGACCCGGGACGGCCGCATCCTGGTCAACGAGCTGGCGATGCGCCCCCACAACTCCGGCCACTGGAGCCAGGACGGCGCGAGCACCTCGCAGTTCGCCAACCACGTACGGGCCGTCCTCGACCTCCCGCTCGGCGACCCGCGCCCCCGCGCCCGGTGGACCGTCATGGTCAACGTCCTCGGCGGCGACTACCCGGACATGTACTCGGCGTACCTGCACTGCATGGCCCGCGACCCGCGGCTCAAGATCCACATGTACGGAAAGGACGTGAAGCCCGGCCGTAAGGTCGGTCACGTCAACACCTACGGCGACGACCTCGACGACGTGCTGGAGCGCGCCCGTCACGCCGCCGGATACCTGAGAGGCACGATCACCGAATGAGCCCTGTGAGCCCCGTCGTAGGCATTGTCATGGGGTCGGACTCCGACTGGCCCGTCATGGAGGCCGCCGCGCAGGCCCTCGACGAGTTCGAGATCGCGTACGAGGTCGACGTCGTCTCGGCGCACCGGATGCCGCGCGAGATGATCGCGTACGGCGAGGAGGCCGCGGACCGGGGCATCAAGGTGATCATCGCGGGCGCGGGCGGTGCCGCCCATCTGCCCGGCATGCTCGCGTCCGTGACCCCGCTGCCGGTCATCGGCGTGCCGGTGCCGCTGAAGTACCTCGACGGCATGGACTCCCTGCTGTCGATCGTGCAGATGCCGGCCGGTGTGCCCGTCGCGACGGTCTCCGTCGCCGGCGCCCGCAACGCCGGCCTGCTGGCCGCGCGCATCCTCGCCGCGCACGACGAGGAACTCCTCGGCCGTATGCGGGAGTTCCAGCAGGAGCTGAACGACCAGGCGACCGAGAAGGGCAAGCGCCTGCGCACCAAGGTCGAGGGATCGGGCGGCGGCTTCGGCTTCGGGAAGTAGACGTAGAAGCGGACGTGACCGACATGACGGGGATCACGGGGGACACGGGGGAGATGACCATGACATCGCTGGAGGCGGCCCGGGAGCTGCTGCGGGAGTTCCCGGTCGCGGACGGGCACAACGACCTGCCCTGGGCGCTGCGTGAGCAGGTCGGCTACGACCTGGACGCGCGGGACATCACCGGCGACCAGAGCGCCTTCCTCCACACCGACCTGGCGCGGCTGCGCGCGGGCGGGGTGGGGGCGCAGTTCTGGTCGGTGTACGTCCCCTCCGACCGGCCGGGCGCCGTCACCGCGACCCTCGAACAGATCGACTGCGTACGGCGGTTGCTCGACCGTCACCCCGCGGAGCTGCGGGCCGCGCTGACCGCCGCCGAGATGGAGGCCGCCCGCGCCGAGGGCCGGATCGCCTCCCTGATGGGCGCCGAGGGCGGCCACTCCATCGACAACAGCCTCGCCACGCTGCGGATGCTGTACGCCCTCGGCGTCCGCTACATGACGCTCACCCACAACCACAACATCGCCTGGGCGGACTCCGCGACGGACGAGGCGGCCGTCGGCGGCCTCACCGACTTCGGCCGCGCGGTGGTGCGGGAGATGAACCGCGAGGGGATGCTCGTCGACCTCTCGCACGTGGCCGCCACGACGATGCGGGACGCGCTCGACGCGTCCGTCGCCCCGGTGATCTTCTCCCACTCCTCCTCGCGGGCCGTCTGCGACCACCCCCGCAACATCCCGGACGACGTACTGGAGCGGCTCCCGGCCAACGGGGGAGTGGCGATGGTGACGTTCGTCCCGAAGTTCGTGCTCCAGGCCGCCGTCGACTGGACGGCCGCCGCCGACGAGAACATGCGGGTCCACGGTCTGCACCACCTCGACACCACCCCCGAGGCGATGGCGGTCCACCGCGCCTTCGAGGAGCAGAACCCCCGTCCGGTCGCCACGGTGGCCACGGTCGCGGACCATCTCGACCACATGCGCGAGGTCACCGGCATCGACCACCTCGGCATCGGAGGCGACTACGACGGCACCGCCTTCACCCCGGACGGTCTGGGCGACGTCTCCTGCTACCCGAACCTGATCGCCGAGCTGCTCGACCGGGGCTGGTCGCGGACCGACCTGGCCAAGCTGACCTGGCGGAACGCGGTACGGGTGCTGGGCGCGGCGGAGGACGTGGCCCGGGACCTCCAGGCCCGCACGGGCCCGTCCCACGCGACGCTGGAACAGCTGGACGGGTGACGCCGGACGGGTGACGCCGGGCGCCGCCCGGGTCTCACCCGGGTGGCGTAGCGGCGGCCCCGCGACGGCCGTTCAACCCGAACGCCCCACCCACCAGGAAGGCGGGCGGCCTCCGTGCCACGGTGACGAGTACTGCGATCACCCAACGGCTACGGAGGTTTGCCATGGCAGATCTGCAGGACGAACTGCAAGCCGCGGGGGAGGCCGGCGAACTCGACACGCCCCCCGACCCCACCCGCGCCGAGCCCGCGCGCAAGCGCGACAGGCGCCCACCGGCGGCGGAGCCGATACCCCCCGGCGCCGACGGCCACCCCGACGACGGCGAGGCGGACGACGTCCGCCCCCATGGCGCGACCGACGTCCGTCGCGGTGGAGCGGATGACGTCCGTCGCGGTGGAGCGGACGTCCCCGGGGCCCCCGACGGCGAAGCGTTCGTGGTGGCCGGACCCGCCGCATCCCCCTCCCCCTCGCCGTCCTCGCCCTCCTCGGAGCTGGCCGAGGCGGACGCCTTCCTCGTCGCGCACCCCGTCGCCGACGGCTACAGCGGACTGCCGTGGGTGCTGCGTCAGCTGCCCCGCTACGACCTGGAGCTGGGCGAGGGTGGCGTGGACACCGACGTGCCGCGCATGCGCAAGGGGCACATCGGCGCGCTGTTCTGGTCGCTGCACCTCCCGGAGGGCCTCGCGGGCGAGCG encodes the following:
- a CDS encoding GtrA family protein → MGSTSSGLDTRPRGALRRRLDLLVREVAKFGAVGGAGLLVNLGVFNLVRHTTELQVVRASVIATVVAIAFNYVGFRHFTYRDRDKSRRTKELTLFLLFSAVGLIIENGVLYTATYGFGWDSPLQSNIFKFLGIGVATLFRFWSYRSWVFRALPARETVADAESFLEAESAHPRTVTGKRR
- a CDS encoding 5-(carboxyamino)imidazole ribonucleotide synthase, producing MTFPVVGMVGGGQLARMTHEAGIPLGIRFKLLSDTPQDSAAQVVGDVVIGDYRDLDTLRAFAQGCDVITFDHEHVPTEHLRALEADGIPVRPGPEALQHAQDKGVMRAKLDAIGVPCPRHRIVADPVDVAAFAAEGLPEGAEGDGFPVILKTVRGGYDGKGVWVVRSVEDAAEPFRAGVPVLAEEKVDFVRELAANVVRSPHGQAVAYPVVESRQVDGVCDTVIAPAPDLEEALALRAEEMALRIAKELDVVGHLAVELFQTRDGRILVNELAMRPHNSGHWSQDGASTSQFANHVRAVLDLPLGDPRPRARWTVMVNVLGGDYPDMYSAYLHCMARDPRLKIHMYGKDVKPGRKVGHVNTYGDDLDDVLERARHAAGYLRGTITE
- the purE gene encoding 5-(carboxyamino)imidazole ribonucleotide mutase codes for the protein MSPVSPVVGIVMGSDSDWPVMEAAAQALDEFEIAYEVDVVSAHRMPREMIAYGEEAADRGIKVIIAGAGGAAHLPGMLASVTPLPVIGVPVPLKYLDGMDSLLSIVQMPAGVPVATVSVAGARNAGLLAARILAAHDEELLGRMREFQQELNDQATEKGKRLRTKVEGSGGGFGFGK
- a CDS encoding dipeptidase, with protein sequence MTMTSLEAARELLREFPVADGHNDLPWALREQVGYDLDARDITGDQSAFLHTDLARLRAGGVGAQFWSVYVPSDRPGAVTATLEQIDCVRRLLDRHPAELRAALTAAEMEAARAEGRIASLMGAEGGHSIDNSLATLRMLYALGVRYMTLTHNHNIAWADSATDEAAVGGLTDFGRAVVREMNREGMLVDLSHVAATTMRDALDASVAPVIFSHSSSRAVCDHPRNIPDDVLERLPANGGVAMVTFVPKFVLQAAVDWTAAADENMRVHGLHHLDTTPEAMAVHRAFEEQNPRPVATVATVADHLDHMREVTGIDHLGIGGDYDGTAFTPDGLGDVSCYPNLIAELLDRGWSRTDLAKLTWRNAVRVLGAAEDVARDLQARTGPSHATLEQLDG